One region of Cheilinus undulatus linkage group 4, ASM1832078v1, whole genome shotgun sequence genomic DNA includes:
- the coq7 gene encoding 5-demethoxyubiquinone hydroxylase, mitochondrial isoform X1, giving the protein MIRQCLKCRAPLQLSSRSYSVIPPPRDSEEKEMLDRILRVDHAGEYGANRIYAGQMAVLGRSRTGPLIQQMWDQEKKHLEKFNEILAENRVRPTALLPLWNIAGFVLGASSALLGKEGAMACTVAVEESISEHYNSQIRALMEKDPERYTELLQVIKEFRDDEMEHHDTGLEHDAETVPGYSLLKNAIQLGCKAAIYVSQRI; this is encoded by the exons ATGATTCGCCAGTGTTTAAAATGCAGAG CGCCCCTGCAGTTAAGCTCGCGCAGCTACAGTGTGATCCCGCCCCCACGCGACAGTGAGGAAAAGGAGATGCTGGACCGAATCCTGCGGGTGGACCATGCGGGTGAATATGGCGCGAACCGAATCTACGCCGGTCAGATGGCAGTGTTGGGTCGATCTAGGACTGGACCACTCATTCAG CAAATGTGGGATCAAGAAAAGAAGCACCTTGAGAAATTCAATGAAATTCTGGCTGAGAACAGGGTTCGCCCCACAGCACTGTTACCCCTATGGAACATTGCTGGGTTTGTATTAG GTGCATCCAGTGCACTGCTTGGCAAAGAGGGGGCTATGGCCTGCACTGTTGCGGTGGAGGAGAGTATTTCAGAACATTATAACAGCCAAATAAGAGCTCTGATGGAGAAGGATCCTGAACGATACACTGAACTCTTACAG GTAATTAAAGAATTTCGAGATGATGAGATGGAACATCATGATACAGGCCTGGAGCATGATGCTGAAACA gTGCCTGGATATTCACTGCTAAAAAATGCAATACAGCTAGGGTGCAAAGCTGCAATTTATGTTTCACAACGTATCTAA
- the coq7 gene encoding 5-demethoxyubiquinone hydroxylase, mitochondrial isoform X2, translating into MLDRILRVDHAGEYGANRIYAGQMAVLGRSRTGPLIQQMWDQEKKHLEKFNEILAENRVRPTALLPLWNIAGFVLGASSALLGKEGAMACTVAVEESISEHYNSQIRALMEKDPERYTELLQVIKEFRDDEMEHHDTGLEHDAETVPGYSLLKNAIQLGCKAAIYVSQRI; encoded by the exons ATGCTGGACCGAATCCTGCGGGTGGACCATGCGGGTGAATATGGCGCGAACCGAATCTACGCCGGTCAGATGGCAGTGTTGGGTCGATCTAGGACTGGACCACTCATTCAG CAAATGTGGGATCAAGAAAAGAAGCACCTTGAGAAATTCAATGAAATTCTGGCTGAGAACAGGGTTCGCCCCACAGCACTGTTACCCCTATGGAACATTGCTGGGTTTGTATTAG GTGCATCCAGTGCACTGCTTGGCAAAGAGGGGGCTATGGCCTGCACTGTTGCGGTGGAGGAGAGTATTTCAGAACATTATAACAGCCAAATAAGAGCTCTGATGGAGAAGGATCCTGAACGATACACTGAACTCTTACAG GTAATTAAAGAATTTCGAGATGATGAGATGGAACATCATGATACAGGCCTGGAGCATGATGCTGAAACA gTGCCTGGATATTCACTGCTAAAAAATGCAATACAGCTAGGGTGCAAAGCTGCAATTTATGTTTCACAACGTATCTAA